A genomic region of Saccopteryx bilineata isolate mSacBil1 chromosome 1, mSacBil1_pri_phased_curated, whole genome shotgun sequence contains the following coding sequences:
- the ART4 gene encoding ecto-ADP-ribosyltransferase 4 isoform X2, translated as MGGGSDTFPDRESYDPKRHHFWLGEFKRCRTVLLPTTAAPGTGMWLLRAQLLLLLLFSGLQRPTAAIKINFDLAPDSFDDQYQGCSQQVMEELSQGDYIAEELEAHRSYLRVWNNAHFTWLNRAKALPTDMTIIHAVAILVYTLNSDVRSNFTRAMASAARSPWQYKHSFPFKYLHYYLTSAIQLLRKGVAMKNGSLCYEVHHEADFYLKAYKGATFRFGQFLPTSLLRKQGQKFGNQTLFTIYTCLGAPVEDFSLKKEVLVPPYELFEVVNMSYHPSKNWMQLRSTGNQSTYNCQLLKDSSTKCIPAPIVIAALSLLINVIISSRSGV; from the exons ATGGGTGGAGGATCTGATACCTTCCCTGATAGGGAGAGCTACGACCCCAAGAGGCATCATTTCTGGCTTGGAGAGTTTAAAAG ATGCAGGACGGTTCTGCTCCCAACAACTGCAGCTCCTGGGACAGGAATGTGGTTACTTCGAGCGCAACTTCTTCTCCTGTTGCTGTTCTCCGGGCTGCAGAGACCTACG gcTGCAATTAAAATCAACTTTGACTTGGCACCAGATTCCTTTGATGATCAATACCAAGGCTGCAGCCAACAGGTCATGGAGGAGCTAAGTCAAGGGGATTATATTGCAGAAGAACTAGAAGCCCATCGAAGTTATCTCAGGGTCTGGAATAATGCCCACTTCACCTGGCTGAACAGAGCTAAAGCTCTCCCCACGGACATGACTATCATACATGCTGTGGCCATCTTGGTTTACACATTGAACAGTGATGTTCGCTCTAATTTCACTAGAGCTATGGCCAGTGCTGCCAGGTCTCCATGGCAATATAAACATTCATTCCCTTTCAAATACCTACACTACTACCTGACCTCAGCAATCCAGCTGCTGAGGAAAGGGGTTGCTATGAAGAACGGTTCTCTGTGTTATGAGGTACATCATGAAGCTGATTTCTACTTGAAAGCTTACAAAGGTGCCACCTTTCGATTTGGTCAAtttcttcccacctccctcctAAGAAAACAGGGACAGAAGTTTGGGAACCAAACCCTATTTACAATATATACCTGCCTGGGTGCACCTGTAGAAGACTTCTCTCTCAAGAAGGAGGTCCTGGTCCCTCCGTATGAGCTGTTTGAAGTTGTAAACATGAGCTACCATCCAAGCAAAAACTGGATGCAATTGCGATCAACTGGAAATCAGAGCACATATAACTGTCAGCTGCTAAAAG attcCAGCACAAAGTGCATCCCTGCTCCTATAGTTATTGCTGCTCTCtccttgttgatcaatgtcatcatcTCTTCCAGAAGTGGAGTATAA
- the ART4 gene encoding ecto-ADP-ribosyltransferase 4 isoform X3, producing the protein MRYMYWQRKRCRTVLLPTTAAPGTGMWLLRAQLLLLLLFSGLQRPTAAIKINFDLAPDSFDDQYQGCSQQVMEELSQGDYIAEELEAHRSYLRVWNNAHFTWLNRAKALPTDMTIIHAVAILVYTLNSDVRSNFTRAMASAARSPWQYKHSFPFKYLHYYLTSAIQLLRKGVAMKNGSLCYEVHHEADFYLKAYKGATFRFGQFLPTSLLRKQGQKFGNQTLFTIYTCLGAPVEDFSLKKEVLVPPYELFEVVNMSYHPSKNWMQLRSTGNQSTYNCQLLKDSSTKCIPAPIVIAALSLLINVIISSRSGV; encoded by the exons ATGCAGGACGGTTCTGCTCCCAACAACTGCAGCTCCTGGGACAGGAATGTGGTTACTTCGAGCGCAACTTCTTCTCCTGTTGCTGTTCTCCGGGCTGCAGAGACCTACG gcTGCAATTAAAATCAACTTTGACTTGGCACCAGATTCCTTTGATGATCAATACCAAGGCTGCAGCCAACAGGTCATGGAGGAGCTAAGTCAAGGGGATTATATTGCAGAAGAACTAGAAGCCCATCGAAGTTATCTCAGGGTCTGGAATAATGCCCACTTCACCTGGCTGAACAGAGCTAAAGCTCTCCCCACGGACATGACTATCATACATGCTGTGGCCATCTTGGTTTACACATTGAACAGTGATGTTCGCTCTAATTTCACTAGAGCTATGGCCAGTGCTGCCAGGTCTCCATGGCAATATAAACATTCATTCCCTTTCAAATACCTACACTACTACCTGACCTCAGCAATCCAGCTGCTGAGGAAAGGGGTTGCTATGAAGAACGGTTCTCTGTGTTATGAGGTACATCATGAAGCTGATTTCTACTTGAAAGCTTACAAAGGTGCCACCTTTCGATTTGGTCAAtttcttcccacctccctcctAAGAAAACAGGGACAGAAGTTTGGGAACCAAACCCTATTTACAATATATACCTGCCTGGGTGCACCTGTAGAAGACTTCTCTCTCAAGAAGGAGGTCCTGGTCCCTCCGTATGAGCTGTTTGAAGTTGTAAACATGAGCTACCATCCAAGCAAAAACTGGATGCAATTGCGATCAACTGGAAATCAGAGCACATATAACTGTCAGCTGCTAAAAG attcCAGCACAAAGTGCATCCCTGCTCCTATAGTTATTGCTGCTCTCtccttgttgatcaatgtcatcatcTCTTCCAGAAGTGGAGTATAA